Below is a window of Streptomyces sp. NBC_01429 DNA.
ATGCCGTCGGCCATCGGGAGCATGCAGATGTCCACCCGCTGATCGTCCCGGATGACGGCATTGACCTCACGGACACCGGCGGTGTCCGCGTCGTCGGCCAGCGGGTCGATGACCCGGCCGAAGAAAAGGGTGTTGTCCACCACCACCAACCCGCCCGGCCGTACGAGCCGCAACGCCAGCTCGTAGTACCGCGGATAATTCGATTTGTCCGCGTCGATGAATACGAGGCCGAAACTGCCGGAACAGCCGTCGGCAATCATTTTCTCAAGAGTTTCGGCCGCCGGACCGACGCGCACCTCGATCCGCTCGGAAACACCCGCCCGCCGCCAGTAATCGGCACCGATCTCGGGCCATCGGTCGGTGACGTCACAGGTGACCAATCTCCCGTCCGGCGGAAGGGCACGAGCCATGCACAGGGTGCTGTAACCGGTGAAGGTGCCAATCTCCAGCACATTCGCCGCGCCGGTCGCCGCGACCAGAAAGGCGAGGAACTGCCCTTCCTCGGCCATGACCTGCATCGCTTCCCCACCGGGCAGCTCCGCGGTCATTCGGCGCAGATCACGCAGAATCCCGTCTTCCCTGAGCGAGAAATCCCTGACATATTTCAGAAGTTCCGGCCCGGCCGCAATCTGATTCGCCATATCAAAAACTCTAGATGATCGCCCGCCGAAGCTCAATAGCGCATTGTCGCGCCACCGGGCTCGAACTCCCGGGCCCAGGAAGCTTCGCGCGGTCTTCTGCCGGCCCGCCCGCGGCCGTACGGTGTGATCGTCCGGGCGTCCTGACGCGCTTCCGGCCGATCCTCACGAAGGCGGTCCCCTCATGTCCCTGTCCGACATGCCCCTCGACAAGCTCCGCGACTACCGGAGCGCGTCCGTGGAGCCGGACGACTTCGACCGGTTCTGGGCCAAGACCCTCGACGAGGCGCGCGGTCACGACCTCGACGCCCGTTTCCGGCCCGTGTCCACCGCGCTGACGACCCTGGAGGTCTTCGACGTGACCTTCGCGGGCTTCGGCGGCCACCCGGTCAAGGGCTGGCTGGTGCTGCCCGCGCGGACGCGTGAGCCGCTGCCGGTGGTCGTGGAGTACCTCGGGTACGGCGGCGGGCGCGGGCTGCCGCACACCCATCGGCTCTGGGGCTCCGCCGGGTACGCGCACTTCGTGATGGACACCCGGGGCCAGGGCGCCGGCTGGAACGGCGGCGACACCCCCGATCCGGTGGGCAGCGCTCCCTCGTTCCCCGGCTTCATGACCCGGGGCATCGAGGACCCCGAGACCTACTACTACCGGCGGCTGTTCACCGACGCGGTGCGCGCCGTGGAGGCCGCCCGCTCCCATCCGCTGGTCGACGCGGGGCGCACGGCGGTGCGCGGGGCGAGTCAGGGCGGCGGTATCAGCCTCGCGGTGGCCGGGCTGGTGCCGGATCTGTCGGCGGTCGCGACGGATGTGCCCTTCCTCTGCGACTTCCCGCGCGCCACGACGTTCACCGACCGCCACCCGTACCGCGAGGTGGGCAACTATCTGAAGACGTATCGCGGCCGTACGGAGCAGACCTGGCGCACCCTCAGCTATTTCGACGGGGTGCATTTCGCGGCGCGCGGGCGGGCGCCGGCGCTGTTCTCCGTGGCGCTGGAGGACGAGACCTGCCCGCCGTCGACGGTCTTCGCGGCCTTCAACGCCTACGCGCATCAGGACAAGTCGATAGAGGTGTACCACTTCAACGACCACGAGGGCGGCGAGGCGTACCAGGAGGCCGCCCAACTGGCCTGGTTCCCGGCCCGGCTGACGCCCTGACGAATCCCGGGTGTCCCGGGGGTGGTTCGGGGTGGTTCGGGGTGGTCAGCCGGACGGGATCAGGCCCTTCGATTCCAGATACCCCCGGGCGACGTCCTCGGGCAGCCTGCGCCAGTTGTCGACCCGCTGGTTCATCGAGGCCAGCTCCTTCGTGGTCAGTACGGTGTTCAGCCGGTTGAGCGCGCGGACGATCCCCGGGCCGCCGGCCCGCGCGCGGTTGACGACGGGAACGATGTAGTCGGCGTTCTGGAGGTGCTTGTCGTCGGCGAGGAGCACCAGCCCGAACTGGTCGAGTGTGGCGTCGGTGGTGGTGGTCAGGACCAGCTGGTCCTGACCGTTCCGCACGGCCTGTTTGGCCGGGGTGGTGCCGACGCCCTTGGGGTCGATGCCGGTGATGTCGATGCCGTACGTCTTGCGCAGCCCCGGCGCGCAGTAGGGGCGCTGTACGCATTCGTCGCCCGCCGCCAGCCGCACCGGCAGCCCGGAGGCGCCGAGATCGCTCAGGGTCCTGAGCCGGTGCCGGCGGGCGTAGGAGGCGGCCACGGCGAAGGCGTTCTGGTCGACGGCGCGGCCGGGGTCGAGGACGGCCAGTCCGCGCGCGGCGGCCAGTGGGCGCAGCGCCCTCATCGTCGTCCGCAGATCGGGTGAGCCGGCCGGGGCGGCGCCGGGGCCGCGGGCCCTGGCGGCGAGCCAGTCGGCGAAGGTCGCCGCGTATTCGGGGACGACATCGATCTGGCCGCTCTCCAGGGCCGGTTCGTAGATCTCCCGGTTCGTGACCGAGAGGATCTCGGTGTGGTATCCGGCCCGGTTCAGCAGCAGCGCGTACATCCGGGCGAGCAGATCGCTCTCGGTGAACCCGGCGGAGCCGATGGTCAGATGTCTGCTGTCGCCCGGCGGCGCGGTGACATCGCCCCGGTTCTCCAGCGACGGTCCCGTGGCGCAGCCGGCGGTCAGCAGCAGCGCCGCGAGCGGGACGGCGGCCGTACGAAGACCGGCGAACGCACGGGTACGCGTCTGCGTACGGGTACGGGGACGGGTATGGGGGCGGGGCAGCGGCCTCATCCGGCGCGGCCCCGTACCCAGCGCGGCGCCAGCCACCCCACCAGCGCGAAGACCGCCTCCACCAGCAGCGCGAACACGGCGACCAGCACCGCCCCCGCGACCACCTGGGGAGTGTTGGCGAGATTGAATCCGGCGGTGATGATCCGGCCGAGTCCGCCGCCGCCGACCAGCGCCGCGAGCGTCGCGGTCGCCACCAGCTGGACGGCGGCGATCCGTACCCCGGTCAGGATCAGCGGCAGGGCCAGTGGCAGCTCGACCCGCCACAGCAGCTGACCGCCGGTCATCCCCATGCCGCGCGCCGCCCGGACGACGTCCCGGTCGACGCCTCGCATGCCGACGTAGGCGTTGGTGAGCAGCGGCGGGATCGAGAACAGGACCAGCGCGATGATCGTCGGCCACTGGCCGTATCCCCCGATCGGGGTGAGGAGCAGCAGCACGAGGACGGCGAAGGTGGGGACGGCGCGGCCCGCGTTGGAGA
It encodes the following:
- a CDS encoding class I SAM-dependent methyltransferase, with product MANQIAAGPELLKYVRDFSLREDGILRDLRRMTAELPGGEAMQVMAEEGQFLAFLVAATGAANVLEIGTFTGYSTLCMARALPPDGRLVTCDVTDRWPEIGADYWRRAGVSERIEVRVGPAAETLEKMIADGCSGSFGLVFIDADKSNYPRYYELALRLVRPGGLVVVDNTLFFGRVIDPLADDADTAGVREVNAVIRDDQRVDICMLPMADGITLVRRK
- a CDS encoding acetylxylan esterase encodes the protein MSLSDMPLDKLRDYRSASVEPDDFDRFWAKTLDEARGHDLDARFRPVSTALTTLEVFDVTFAGFGGHPVKGWLVLPARTREPLPVVVEYLGYGGGRGLPHTHRLWGSAGYAHFVMDTRGQGAGWNGGDTPDPVGSAPSFPGFMTRGIEDPETYYYRRLFTDAVRAVEAARSHPLVDAGRTAVRGASQGGGISLAVAGLVPDLSAVATDVPFLCDFPRATTFTDRHPYREVGNYLKTYRGRTEQTWRTLSYFDGVHFAARGRAPALFSVALEDETCPPSTVFAAFNAYAHQDKSIEVYHFNDHEGGEAYQEAAQLAWFPARLTP
- a CDS encoding ABC transporter substrate-binding protein; the protein is MRPLPRPHTRPRTRTQTRTRAFAGLRTAAVPLAALLLTAGCATGPSLENRGDVTAPPGDSRHLTIGSAGFTESDLLARMYALLLNRAGYHTEILSVTNREIYEPALESGQIDVVPEYAATFADWLAARARGPGAAPAGSPDLRTTMRALRPLAAARGLAVLDPGRAVDQNAFAVAASYARRHRLRTLSDLGASGLPVRLAAGDECVQRPYCAPGLRKTYGIDITGIDPKGVGTTPAKQAVRNGQDQLVLTTTTDATLDQFGLVLLADDKHLQNADYIVPVVNRARAGGPGIVRALNRLNTVLTTKELASMNQRVDNWRRLPEDVARGYLESKGLIPSG
- a CDS encoding ABC transporter permease is translated as MNTLTAAWSWLTSAAHWPGPDGIASRLGEHLFLTVVCLALGCAIALPVALVLGHLGRGGALAVNISNAGRAVPTFAVLVLLLLTPIGGYGQWPTIIALVLFSIPPLLTNAYVGMRGVDRDVVRAARGMGMTGGQLLWRVELPLALPLILTGVRIAAVQLVATATLAALVGGGGLGRIITAGFNLANTPQVVAGAVLVAVFALLVEAVFALVGWLAPRWVRGRAG